aaaaacttataaattattaaaaaaaaatgtgtttttatgtaaaatttaataaatactaaagttTTTTTGTGCGTCATATTGCatccatttaaatattatttcagaaaAACATATGCGGCTCCAGAGCAAAATGAGAACACTGTGGAGCTGCCAGGACCAGAAGGCCCTACAGTGTCACGAATACCGGAACTGTTGCCAGAGCAGAAGGCTGCTAACAAAGACAACATCAACTTGAACTATGTAAGTACTGtgatattcttttaaattaatgatttattttcggACTAGGTAAAATTATGAACACCTATGGcaaaaaattactttgtttatCTGGCAAACAAGCAAATGGCGGACCTGGTGATGACTGATCTCTACCTATAACACCCAACATGCTAGACATGAATAAGGATAAGGGAAGGGAGGGCTACCATTAATTACCCATCATATGAAATGCAACAGAGAGCTATAATATTCATGCATTGCTGGTCATAGAAGGCTTGTTATTTTTTCCTTACATCTACAGTTGAAACTGGTTTATAATGATGCATCAATCATAACAACGAAATGGTAAGGTCTCAGTTTGTagatgtataaaaattaattattggttTCCATTGTATATTGTGATATATAAAACCATGAACTGCTATATTATCATACTGTTCCACAAGCGAGAAGCCCCGCCGCCCACCAGAGAGCAACTGCTGCAGTCGCACACGGCGCGGTGGACCGCAGTGCGCGCCGCCTGGGTGGCGCAGTCCAACAAGGCTGAGATGCGGTACGAGGCCACGCAGCAGCTGCTCAACAGGATCAATGTCAAGTAAATATTACGACAAGCTTGTCACCTAAGATAGattagaaacataatattttaataagtgtgtgtagttttttattatcaaatggGGAAAATTAATTGAAGATGTTAGAAATGGTATTGTGATCAGTAggatagatattatattttaacttcttCATTTGTCAGTGTTAAAGTCTTAAAGATTTATCAataattgtgtttgttattgtcacctgttttttttaatactgataaattattttagaggCTAATTCTAGAAAATGTCCTGAAGAATAATATTACATGTACACCCTAATTAAAACAATGACCACAACcacaaatgttaaataatattctttttttttgtttcagtaaTATATAACGGTTAGCAGATAAGAGAAGACATTTAGATtgaatttacattttgtaaataacttttaactTGATTGCCAATCGGAATAAAAATCATGCATGATTGAGAATTATGGAATAAAAGAATTGAgcattttatatagatttattttgtaaataaaaaaaataatggttatgcttgttttctttttttatttccttttgttTGTTGCGGGCAGCTGGCTTGCTTGTGTCCCTTCTCCTTGCACTTGTAGCAAgactgtaaaataaacaaattttgaatgttttatcataattaaaacaatatttatgagaGACTTTGCTTCTATATTGTACTCTTTGTTTTTAGTACACAACATAGTACaagcataatattttgtacaatattgaGTCTCAAATTAAATGCAGAATATTgacttcataaaataatatattacctgACTCTCAACAACGACACCACACACATGCCCCTTCTGTTGGCAGCATCGTTCACACACACCACAGTGGAAGAACGTAGGCTTCACGCACCTCTTGCAGATATTACAGTGTTTGTATGTCATCCCATTTTTACTGGTGCACTCTTTACATTTATTGCAGTGGTTATTACTAGCAGCAACCCAATATTTGCACTTATCACACAGTTTATAGTTCTTATCGTTTGATAAGTCTATTGTGATGAGCGGCAAATTGGTGAAGAAACGGACCGGTGATCCGAATTTGCGGCCCGTATTAGTCTTACTTTggaatttcttatgtttttcgTATTCAACCTGTgagaaaaagttaaattataattatagttttgtcCAACACACActgttcaaaattaaaatatgttattaattagtATGCTATCGCATTATTAAAGTGTGAGTCCAttatcttaaaaaatttaacaaaatgagaaggaacaaagtaatttttatgtatttttttttaataaaatatatagtctatttacaaaataatattgtagtcTCAAATTCATTCAGCTACTTATGCAGCTGAGTGTactttcaaacaaatatttttaagttgaaAAAATAATCCTCACCTGATAATCATGCATCCTTATTTTGGGCAATATATTTCTAATGTAGGGTTCTGAGAAGTATGGGAATGCCCATAAGACAGGAAGGGTGTCATCATCTGGTCTCTCACAGACCCTTCTGTATGTTGCTTCTAACTCTTTCAGTGTGTGTGCGAGTGGTTCTACACGACCTCCAAAGGGAGGGTCCATTACCACACAAATACCTCCAtttctaaaatacaaaaaataacgcataagaaacatttttagaatgatagttacacattttatttttaaaataaataatggcatATTATTCTAATAAGACGGTAATCCCACCCCCCtgatcacatcatgggactgaacacAGGTGAATAGTGTGCCTTGGTTTCACCTGTGCACATTGCTTGATAAAGGCATGATATTATGCTTATCCATATTGTCCACTTTTAAaccaaaatctaaataatacctaatactgtttcaatgtattaaaattgtttctattgttttcatattcaaaacataaaatcaaacaaatgtATCTCAAACATTTGATTAtatgattaaattaattatatcatgCAAAGGACCAAAATGTAATTCATACTTAGATTTCTTGAAGAACTTATTCAAAATCCTCTCATCTTCATTGCCGTTAAACATGTAGTTGTTGAACATGTTATACCAGATGTATTTGTTGGGTGCATTGAACAGATGGTGACGAGTATCGAAATCAAGTAATATTGAGTCATAGTCCGGATGGGCCTGTGCAGCTTCATGCACTGACGGTGTTCCGATGCAGATAATATTTCtggacacaaaataaaaaattgtgcaatgttattacatttttataatcaagTTATTGTTTTCATTGGAACATTTGaaattgactgcctcagtggcatagttTTAATACGTAGGCGGTACTAATTTAACTaccgcactgaggtcctgggttcgaatccttgGTTGGGTCAAAAGAAATGTAATAATTGAATGGTTTTTATTTAGGTTGGCGGAAAACCCCGTGTTTCGCAAAGCACAGAAAGCCGtgctgcacctgatctctctccagacATGTCTCATAGCCGTCTcacagactatgagagtgaaggaacggaaagtgcacctgtgtattgcacacacacttgtgtactatatgTCCCTCATACCTGGctgatatttaatatctttgttgAAATTGGCCACAGCCGCCAAAACTTGGCTAGGtgggtttttaatttttgttcataattgaaacaataaatgAAATCTAATTGACTTGTTACATAGAATTTCATTCTAgaataattactacaaaaaatacactttctttatatgatttaaaataaatacatactctTAAATGACAGGTTTATTACACAAGCATCTATTGATGAGGTTTCATAGCTCTATTATTgatagttaaaaaaatgtataagaatataaaacttacgaaattttattattcttcaaGATCCCAAGTATGGTGCCAACAGATTTCTTAGTGAACATGTACTGAGCTTCAACAGCATCATTCTCTAAGGTTGGCAGCCATGATGAAGGGTGCGTGAGCTGCTCGTCAGTGAGAGACATTGTGACTCTGTGGTCCTTGAGATGTTTCTTACTTTGTGACATGATGTACAGCTCTTTACATGTGTTGCAGTAGGCCCGGTTTGAATAATGGCAGGATTTTAcctagaaattaataaaataacacacatTACACCATACACATTACTCCCAAAGTAGTCATA
This portion of the Manduca sexta isolate Smith_Timp_Sample1 chromosome 14, JHU_Msex_v1.0, whole genome shotgun sequence genome encodes:
- the LOC115446560 gene encoding rRNA N6-adenosine-methyltransferase ZCCHC4; this translates as MAKKRKLESKESNVQKSSPIEVVVEDVTSHPLCLHGPTLLFSNEKGRYFGCSSCRNKKDCTIHIDEEDWEKENVKKRNEKYYSLIPKIDKASAWKNFNEVKSCHYSNRAYCNTCKELYIMSQSKKHLKDHRVTMSLTDEQLTHPSSWLPTLENDAVEAQYMFTKKSVGTILGILKNNKISNIICIGTPSVHEAAQAHPDYDSILLDFDTRHHLFNAPNKYIWYNMFNNYMFNGNEDERILNKFFKKSKNGGICVVMDPPFGGRVEPLAHTLKELEATYRRVCERPDDDTLPVLWAFPYFSEPYIRNILPKIRMHDYQVEYEKHKKFQSKTNTGRKFGSPVRFFTNLPLITIDLSNDKNYKLCDKCKYWVAASNNHCNKCKECTSKNGMTYKHCNICKRCVKPTFFHCGVCERCCQQKGHVCGVVVESQSCYKCKEKGHKQASCPQQTKGNKKRKQA